The DNA sequence TGCTACACCTAGTCCAAGCAAGAAGCTGAGATACAGGTATCCAATATCGGCATCGTCCGTATCAACGCCGTCTATCGTTTACAGGAGCTTTGCTCATTCTAGAAGTACCGGCAAACTCATAACAGCTAACAACCAGCTGTGGAATCTTATGAGATTTTTCGCTATCTAGGCCGCGACTTCGACAGGCCACCATAATCACTAGCCACAGGTCCAAATACTACTAAATCGCAGTTTTCACCGCTCGCGATATACCGGAACATGGATTTTTGGTGTTGTTACGCTCGCAAAGGCGGTACCGTAAGGTTCCTACTATATAGCTCTATAGTACTAGGTACATCAACTCGTATGAGTCGTTAAAGGTTCGACCTCTCCCTCCAAATCCTGATCTATGCAATACGTGCCCAGGTGAGTCCTTTAAATGGATTCTGCACCACAAGCTGGCGGGGGAGGTTGTGGCGAGGATGCATCTGTCAAAAGAATAACATCCGACTCTCGTATCTCGCAATGCATGTCCCTGATGCCATGCTCTTCCAAGATTGCTTTGCATCGTAGTGCAAGAGTATTACCGCGGCTCCAAGACAGTGAATTTGACTTGACAGCTATCAAAAGCGTATTATGGTAtttggcctcttctttctccagACCAACCGACAAAATATCAATAGCAGTCCAATCCACTGCGTTAACAGCTTCTATTATCTGGATCCGAAGCGAAGATGCTGCATTATTCCACTGCTGGTGCAGTGCTGGGTCTCCTTTGGCGGGTCGAAGCATTCTGGGATACATGTTGGAGGTAGACCCTCTCCACGTGGTGGGTTCAGGCATCTGGGGGCTCACCCAAGGTtctgagcttgagcttgagcgAGCGACGAGCCTGGGGCGAGAAGGAAGCCCGTAGTAGTAGAACTCGCGCTCTTCGTAGCTGGGAGGAGCAAGTTGTGCCATTTTCTTGTCGAATGACCTTGAACGAATACGCCGGGTGAAGTCTGCAGTGCTGTCTGGTGtctttatatacatgtaggtaggtaggttAAATGCTGGCGGGGGGGTTAGCAAGCCTTGTTCCACAGTGGCAAACTTAATGGTCCCGTCAGTTTAACATACCTTGAGTAAAATAGACAAGAGGAAAGTTTGTCGACGCAAACGGAGCTATCTACCATCCACTCCTCCAGGAACCAGAATATACACTTGCAAGTGTATACCTTTAATACAGTGAACCTCGAAGAGTGCTCGCCGCTGGAACCAGGGATTGCTTCCTGCAGATAGACACCCACAACGGCGCGACTGAACGACTGAAAAAGGTAGttaggtaggtacctatagAAGACCATTTGAAACTATTTGAAATTAGCGTTTATACcgagagcagcagtagcagcagtagcagcagtagcagcagtagcagcagtagcagcagtagcagcagtagcagcagtagcagcagtagcagcagtagcagcagtagcagcagtagcagcagtagcagcagtagcagcagtagcagcagtagcagcagtagcagcagtagcagcagtagcagcagtagcagcagtagcagcagtagcagcagtagcagcagtagcagtagcagtagtactagtagcagtagtagtcGAAGCAGCaggtaatatatataaagtgTATCTAAATATACTAAATAAGTAGTCAGTCAGATAGCAAAATTTACCAGCAAAACAAGGTGCATGTAGTCATTGAGTAATAAGAGGCCCCGGACTTTATACAAGTATTACGTCTCGTGGTAGATTCGTAATGTATATAAGATTTGTATGTTATGTATATAAACctcgcttctctcttttgcgccctctctgcatctgcattctCTATACGTAGCATTGCAGCCATCCCACGGTCTATCAGGAAGCTTCGGATCAAGGCAACAAGCGTTAATCTCATGCTCTAAACATGAAGCTAAATGTAGACACAACGGCGCGCTCTCCACCATAAGAGTTAGTGCGCTTATGGgctcattttcttttcctgttttAGCGGAGAAAACTGTTTTGATAGGTGACTAAAGCAGCTGGTCTTTAAAGTTCGAAAATGTGTCTGCTCTCAACATCTACTGTCATATAGACCCACTCGGCTCTGAGTATTAAT is a window from the Trichoderma atroviride chromosome 5, complete sequence genome containing:
- a CDS encoding uncharacterized protein (EggNog:ENOG41), whose protein sequence is MAQLAPPSYEEREFYYYGLPSRPRLVARSSSSSEPWVSPQMPEPTTWRGSTSNMYPRMLRPAKGDPALHQQWNNAASSLRIQIIEAVNAVDWTAIDILSVGLEKEEAKYHNTLLIAVKSNSLSWSRGNTLALRCKAILEEHGIRDMHCEIRESDVILLTDASSPQPPPPACGAESI